In Methylotenera mobilis JLW8, the following are encoded in one genomic region:
- the yidD gene encoding membrane protein insertion efficiency factor YidD, whose amino-acid sequence MSRLLIWMIKGYQFILSPFFGQQCRFYPTCSQYAVEAIQRHGAMRGGYYMVHRLCRCHPWCEGGHDPVP is encoded by the coding sequence ATGTCGCGTTTATTGATTTGGATGATTAAAGGATATCAATTCATTTTGAGTCCTTTTTTTGGGCAACAATGTCGTTTTTACCCTACTTGCTCACAATATGCAGTAGAGGCGATTCAAAGACACGGTGCTATGCGCGGTGGCTACTACATGGTTCATCGGTTATGCCGCTGTCACCCCTGGTGTGAGGGTGGGCATGATCCAGTACCTTAA